Genomic DNA from Arthrobacter sp. B1I2:
CCGCCCGCGAGCTGGTGCCGCTTTCCAACGGGACCGTGTTGATGGATACGCCAGGGGTGCGCGGATTCGGGCTGTTCGATGCCGGGGAAGGCGTGGACGCGATGTTCGGCGACGTGGAGGAACTGGCCGCCGGTTGCCGCTTCGCTGACTGCACCCATGGGAATGAACCCGGTTGCGCGGTCCGTGAAGCGATTGACAGCGGTGTCCTGGCCGAGCGCCGCTGGAACTCCTACCTGAAGATGCAGCGGGAACTGGCGGCGCTGGCACGCCGCTCCGATGTGGCCGCGCAGCGCGCCTACCAGCGTGAGTGGCACCAGAAGGTGGTCTCTGCGGGAAAGTCGCAGCGCTGGGCTGAGCGCGAGGGCTCCGAACGCGCGAACCGGAAGGGAGGGAAGGACCGGAAGCGGAAGCGGTAGGGCCTCATTCCAGTGTCGGGGGCGGGGAGTAGGGTTCGGTCATGGACATCATCCTGGTACCCGGTTTCTGGTTGGACGCGTCGTCGTGGGAGGAGGTGACACCTGCCCTCGAAGCAGCGGGGCTCCGGACCCACCCCCTCACGCTGCCGGGGAAGGAATCGGCAGGCGCCAGCCGGGCGGGCATCACCCTGCAGGACCACATAGACGCTGTGGTTGCCGTGATCGACCGGATGCCCGGCAAGGTGGTCCTGGTGGGTCATTCCGGGGGCGGGGCCATCATCCACGGGGCGGTGGACGCGCGGCCGGACAAGGTGGAGCGTGCCATTTACGTGGACAGCGGACCCTTGGGCGAGGGCGGCGTCATCAATGACGAGTTGGCCGCCGAGGGAGATGACGTGCCGCTGCCACCCTGGGAAAGTTTTGACGACGCCGACCTGATGGACCTCGACGACGGCCTCCGCCAGGCGTTCCGCGCACGTGCCGTTCCCGAGCCCCGCGGCGTTGCCTACGGCAGGCAGCACCTGCATGACGAGCGCCGTTATAACGTGGCCGCCACCGTCATCGCCTGCGAGTTTCCGTCCGTGGTGCTCCGCGAATGGATCGCGGCGGGCAGTCCGTTCGTGGCGGAACTCGCCCGGGTCCGTGATGTGGAGTATGTCGACCTGCCAACAGGCCACTGGCCGCAGTTCACCAAACCGGACCAGCTGGCACAGGCCATCCTCGCAGCGGTTGACCGGACCGGCAGCAACTAAAACGACATACTCTTGCGCGGGACCGCCGGCGTCTCCATAATAAATGAATGGCATTCATTTATTCGACCGCAGTCGGGGACAGCGCCGCCCCTGACCATCTGTCCACCGGCCCCGCTGCCCGCATGCCCGCAGAGTGGGAGGCCCACCAGCGCACCTGGATGGCGTTCCCGCCGCCCAACGACACCTTCGGTCCGGCGGGAAGCCCCACACTGGACCGGGCACGGGTCGCCTGGACCAAAGTGGCGCAAACCATCGCCCGGTACGAGCCGGTCACCGTCGTGGCAGACCCCAGGGACGCTACGGCGGCAAGGGAATGGCTCGGCGGGGGCATCAACGTCGTGGAGATTCCGCTCGACGACGCATGGCTGCGCGACAGCGGCCCCACGTTCGTGCACCAGCCGGACGGCTCACTGGCCGCCGTCGATTGGATCTTCAACGGCTGGGGAGCACAGGACTGGGCCGCCTGGACCAGGGACCAGCACGTGGCCCGGACAGTGGCGGCGGGCATCGGCGTACCCGTCCGGCCAAGCCCCCTGGTGAACGAAGGCGGCGGGTTCCACGTGGACGGCGAAGGAACCGTGCTGCTGACCGAAACAGTCCAGCTTGATCCCGGGCGCAATCCCGGCGCCACCAAGGAATCCGTCGAGGCAGAGGTCCATGCTGCCCTGGGCACCACCAAAGCCATCTGGCTTCCGCGCGGACTTACCCGCGATTACGACGAATTCGGCACCCGGGGCCACGTGGACATCGTCGCCGCCTTCGCCGGGGCCGGCACCATCCTGCTGCACCGCCAGGATGATCCCGCCCACCCCGACCATGCCGTCTACCTGCAGCTGAAGACGGTCCTCGCCGGCCAGCTGGACGCCCAGGGCCGGCCACTGCGCATCATTGACGTTCCGGC
This window encodes:
- a CDS encoding alpha/beta fold hydrolase, with the translated sequence MDIILVPGFWLDASSWEEVTPALEAAGLRTHPLTLPGKESAGASRAGITLQDHIDAVVAVIDRMPGKVVLVGHSGGGAIIHGAVDARPDKVERAIYVDSGPLGEGGVINDELAAEGDDVPLPPWESFDDADLMDLDDGLRQAFRARAVPEPRGVAYGRQHLHDERRYNVAATVIACEFPSVVLREWIAAGSPFVAELARVRDVEYVDLPTGHWPQFTKPDQLAQAILAAVDRTGSN
- a CDS encoding agmatine deiminase family protein; translated protein: MAFIYSTAVGDSAAPDHLSTGPAARMPAEWEAHQRTWMAFPPPNDTFGPAGSPTLDRARVAWTKVAQTIARYEPVTVVADPRDATAAREWLGGGINVVEIPLDDAWLRDSGPTFVHQPDGSLAAVDWIFNGWGAQDWAAWTRDQHVARTVAAGIGVPVRPSPLVNEGGGFHVDGEGTVLLTETVQLDPGRNPGATKESVEAEVHAALGTTKAIWLPRGLTRDYDEFGTRGHVDIVAAFAGAGTILLHRQDDPAHPDHAVYLQLKTVLAGQLDAQGRPLRIIDVPAPTVLRDDEGYVDWSYINHYVGNKVVLLCSFDDPNDAIAAGILERAYPGRRVELVDARDIFAFGGGIHCITQQQPAAKDGGAL